The following are encoded in a window of Bradyrhizobium sp. WBOS07 genomic DNA:
- a CDS encoding succinate dehydrogenase assembly factor 2, translating into MTGTTRSSGGLDDRRKRLLFRCWHRGTREMDLILGRFADAEIGNLSDDELTQLETLLDVNDPDLYAAITSDKVLPADVTGALFARIKAFPIPERDA; encoded by the coding sequence ATGACGGGAACGACACGATCGAGCGGCGGGCTGGACGATCGCCGCAAGCGGCTTTTGTTCCGTTGCTGGCACCGCGGCACGCGCGAGATGGACCTGATCCTCGGCCGCTTCGCGGATGCCGAGATCGGCAACCTGTCTGATGACGAACTGACGCAGCTCGAGACGCTGCTCGATGTCAACGATCCCGATCTCTATGCCGCCATCACCTCCGACAAGGTGCTGCCGGCTGATGTCACCGGTGCTCTGTTTGCCCGCATCAAGGCCTTCCCGATCCCGGAACGCGACGCATGA
- the recG gene encoding ATP-dependent DNA helicase RecG, with protein sequence MRPSLLNPLFAAVTSLPGVGPKQDKLLQYLLSRSETPRLVDLLLHLPSQVIDRRARPKIRDAVQGTMVTLEVVVDRHRPPPPRNSRAPYLVYASDDTGDVVLTFFRAKPGYVEKLLPVGEKRYVSGTLQMYDGIPQIVHPDRVLDEEAIAKLSGIDPVYPLTEGLALGTLRRAIAQALQKLPALPEWISPEVMRRCNFPPITEALNRVHQPVELTDILPDQPFWSRLAFDELLAGQLALALIRAQLRRPAGVRNAGDGHLRNKIIDALPYALTPSQRSAVAAIAEDLKQPVRMLRLLQGDVGSGKTVVALLAAAAVAEVGKQAALMAPTEILARQHIKTIAPLAERAGIRVAILTGREKGKERREIITQLAAGEIDLLVGTHALIQDDVTFHDLALAIVDEQHRFGVRERLALTSKGEAVDVLVLSATPIPRTLVLTYFGDMDISELREKPAGRQPIDTRAVAMSRLGEVMDGVGRALQAGKLVYWICPLVEESEAEGTEHLTNATKRFESLQKRFGDRVGLVHGQMKGTEKDRVMGQFAAHEIGLLVATTVVEVGVDVPAATIMVIENAERFGLAQLHQLRGRIGRGSEASTCILLYSEPLGEMSKARLKVIRETTDGFRIAEEDLKLRGEGDVLGVRQSGLPGYRIARPEVHGQLIAQARDEALRIMKDDPKLKGERGEALRCLLYLYERDEAIPLIGAG encoded by the coding sequence ATGCGCCCCAGCCTGCTCAATCCGCTGTTTGCTGCCGTGACCAGCCTGCCCGGCGTCGGTCCGAAGCAGGACAAGCTGCTGCAATACCTGCTCAGCCGCAGCGAGACGCCGCGGCTGGTCGATCTCTTGCTGCATCTGCCGAGCCAGGTGATCGACCGCCGGGCGCGGCCAAAGATCCGCGACGCGGTGCAGGGAACCATGGTGACGCTGGAGGTCGTTGTCGATCGTCACCGCCCGCCTCCGCCGCGCAATTCACGCGCGCCGTATCTGGTCTATGCCAGCGACGACACCGGCGACGTCGTGCTGACCTTCTTCCGCGCCAAGCCGGGCTATGTCGAGAAGCTGCTGCCGGTCGGCGAGAAGCGCTATGTCTCCGGCACGCTGCAGATGTATGACGGCATCCCGCAGATCGTGCATCCCGACCGCGTGCTGGACGAGGAGGCGATCGCCAAGCTCTCGGGCATCGACCCGGTCTATCCGCTCACAGAAGGCCTCGCACTCGGCACGCTGCGCCGGGCTATCGCGCAGGCCTTGCAGAAGCTGCCGGCGCTGCCCGAATGGATCAGCCCGGAGGTGATGCGGCGGTGTAACTTTCCGCCGATCACGGAAGCGCTCAATCGCGTGCACCAGCCGGTCGAGCTGACGGACATCCTGCCCGATCAGCCGTTCTGGTCGCGTCTCGCTTTTGACGAACTGCTGGCCGGCCAGCTCGCGCTCGCCCTGATCCGCGCGCAACTGCGCCGCCCCGCCGGCGTGCGCAATGCCGGCGACGGGCATCTGCGCAACAAGATCATCGACGCCCTTCCCTACGCGCTCACGCCCTCGCAACGCAGCGCCGTGGCGGCCATCGCCGAGGACCTAAAGCAGCCGGTGCGCATGCTGCGCCTGCTCCAGGGCGACGTCGGATCGGGCAAAACCGTCGTGGCGCTGCTCGCGGCCGCCGCGGTCGCGGAGGTTGGCAAGCAGGCCGCGCTGATGGCACCGACCGAAATCCTGGCACGCCAGCATATCAAGACCATCGCCCCGCTCGCCGAGCGAGCCGGCATTCGCGTTGCGATCCTCACCGGCCGCGAGAAAGGCAAGGAGCGGCGCGAGATCATCACGCAGCTCGCCGCAGGCGAGATCGACTTGCTGGTCGGCACCCACGCGCTGATCCAGGACGATGTGACCTTCCACGACCTCGCACTGGCCATCGTCGACGAGCAGCACCGCTTCGGCGTGCGCGAACGCCTCGCGCTGACGTCGAAGGGCGAAGCCGTCGACGTGCTGGTGCTCAGCGCCACGCCTATACCGCGCACGCTGGTGCTGACCTATTTCGGCGACATGGACATCTCCGAGCTGCGCGAGAAGCCCGCCGGCCGGCAGCCGATCGACACCCGCGCCGTCGCCATGAGCCGGCTCGGCGAGGTCATGGACGGCGTCGGCCGTGCCTTGCAGGCGGGAAAACTGGTCTACTGGATCTGTCCGCTGGTGGAAGAGTCCGAGGCCGAGGGCACCGAGCACCTCACCAACGCGACCAAACGTTTCGAGAGCCTGCAAAAGCGTTTCGGCGATCGTGTCGGCCTCGTTCACGGCCAGATGAAGGGCACGGAAAAAGACCGTGTGATGGGCCAGTTCGCCGCCCACGAGATCGGGCTCCTGGTCGCGACCACCGTGGTCGAAGTCGGCGTCGACGTGCCCGCCGCCACCATCATGGTGATCGAGAACGCCGAGCGCTTTGGCCTTGCCCAGCTGCACCAGCTGCGCGGCCGCATCGGGCGCGGCTCGGAGGCCTCGACCTGCATCCTCCTCTATTCTGAGCCGCTCGGCGAGATGTCGAAGGCGCGGCTGAAAGTGATCCGCGAGACCACTGACGGTTTCCGCATCGCCGAGGAGGACTTGAAGCTGCGCGGCGAAGGCGACGTCCTCGGTGTGCGCCAGAGCGGCCTGCCCGGCTACCGCATCGCGCGCCCGGAGGTGCACGGGCAGCTGATCGCCCAGGCGAGAGACGAGGCGCTGCGCATCATGAAGGACGATCCGAAGCTGAAGGGCGAGCGCGGCGAGGCGCTGCGGTGCCTGCTGTATCTGTACGAGCGGGACGAGGCGATCCCGCTGATCGGGGCGGGCTAG
- the panE gene encoding 2-dehydropantoate 2-reductase: MRVLVIGAGALGGYYGACLVRAGRDVTFLVRGTRAEQLRRDGLKVVSPHGDFTVQPNIILAHDLDESFDVVLVGVKAYSLDDAMSQFAPAVGAGTTILPILNGLRHLDALISKFGAARVLGGLANVSAGLDPDGRVVHFMANQTIVFGEIEGALSERALALETLFDVPGIDVRASEAITQDMWEKFVQLSTIAGITCLMRAIIGDILAVPNGEQSIFRLFAECCAVATASGYEPRAPFIEFDHKLFTTLDSPLKASMLRDIERGSMTECEHILGDMANRARTLGIETPLLDLARAHVAAYEVGRQRAAS, translated from the coding sequence ATGAGAGTGCTGGTGATCGGCGCTGGCGCGCTCGGCGGCTATTATGGAGCTTGCCTGGTTCGAGCAGGCCGCGACGTGACCTTCCTGGTGCGCGGGACGCGGGCGGAGCAATTGCGCCGGGACGGATTAAAAGTCGTGAGCCCGCACGGCGATTTCACTGTGCAGCCGAACATCATCCTGGCGCATGATCTCGATGAATCATTCGACGTCGTGCTCGTCGGCGTGAAAGCCTATTCGCTCGATGACGCGATGAGCCAGTTTGCGCCCGCCGTCGGTGCGGGCACGACGATCCTTCCGATCCTGAACGGGCTGAGACATCTCGACGCTCTCATCTCAAAGTTCGGCGCTGCTCGCGTCCTTGGCGGTCTCGCCAATGTCAGTGCCGGGCTGGATCCGGATGGCCGGGTCGTCCACTTCATGGCCAACCAGACCATCGTCTTCGGCGAGATCGAGGGCGCCCTGAGTGAACGCGCGCTCGCGCTGGAGACATTGTTCGATGTTCCCGGCATCGACGTGCGCGCCAGCGAGGCGATCACGCAGGACATGTGGGAGAAATTCGTTCAGCTTTCGACGATCGCGGGGATCACCTGCCTGATGCGCGCAATCATCGGCGACATCCTGGCCGTGCCCAACGGTGAGCAATCCATCTTCCGCCTGTTCGCCGAATGCTGCGCCGTTGCGACGGCATCGGGGTATGAGCCGCGTGCGCCGTTCATCGAGTTCGATCACAAGCTGTTCACGACCCTCGACTCGCCGCTGAAGGCCTCGATGTTGCGCGATATCGAACGCGGCTCGATGACCGAGTGCGAGCACATCCTCGGCGATATGGCGAACCGAGCCCGGACCTTGGGCATCGAGACGCCGCTACTGGATCTCGCCCGCGCGCATGTTGCGGCCTACGAGGTCGGGCGACAAAGGGCCGCGAGCTAG
- a CDS encoding NAD(P)-dependent oxidoreductase, which produces MSKTIAILAPGAMGSAVARRLSEHDARVLTSLTGRSEATRRRAADAGMIGADDEAIAAADIILSIVPPGEAVALAERLAALIVRREHKPIVVDCNAVNVDTVQRIEEIIGSAQAPFVDAGIIGFPPQPGGKSPAFYVSGEHAVDVAVLRDFGLDLRIVEGPVGAASALKMSYAGIVKGLAGIGSAMVIAATRAGAADALRDELALSQPAILARLEVALPDMIPKAYRWVAEMREISGFLGPDHPASQIYEGFARWFEHLAEDAKGEAVDAELMKAFAAGIARKQT; this is translated from the coding sequence ATGTCCAAGACCATTGCGATCCTCGCGCCCGGCGCCATGGGCAGCGCCGTCGCCCGCCGTCTCAGCGAGCATGACGCGCGCGTGCTGACGTCCCTGACCGGGCGGAGCGAGGCGACGCGCAGACGCGCAGCAGATGCCGGCATGATCGGTGCCGATGACGAGGCGATCGCCGCCGCCGACATCATTCTTTCGATCGTGCCGCCGGGCGAAGCCGTCGCACTGGCTGAGCGGCTGGCGGCGCTGATCGTCAGGCGCGAGCACAAGCCGATCGTGGTGGATTGCAACGCCGTCAACGTCGACACCGTGCAAAGAATTGAGGAGATCATCGGCTCGGCGCAGGCGCCGTTCGTCGATGCCGGCATCATCGGCTTTCCGCCGCAGCCGGGCGGCAAGAGTCCTGCGTTCTACGTATCCGGCGAGCACGCCGTCGATGTCGCGGTGCTGAGGGATTTCGGGCTCGACCTGCGCATCGTGGAGGGCCCGGTCGGCGCCGCCTCGGCGCTGAAGATGTCCTACGCCGGCATCGTCAAGGGTCTCGCCGGCATCGGCTCGGCCATGGTGATCGCGGCAACGAGAGCAGGCGCCGCCGATGCGCTGCGCGACGAGCTGGCATTGAGCCAGCCCGCGATCCTGGCGCGGCTCGAAGTCGCGCTGCCGGACATGATTCCGAAAGCCTATCGCTGGGTCGCGGAAATGCGGGAGATCTCCGGTTTCCTCGGCCCCGATCATCCGGCCAGCCAGATCTACGAGGGCTTTGCGCGCTGGTTCGAGCATCTGGCGGAGGATGCGAAGGGCGAGGCGGTGGATGCGGAGCTGATGAAGGCGTTTGCCGCGGGGATCGCGCGGAAGCAGACCTGA
- a CDS encoding DUF502 domain-containing protein translates to MTPRDDAPAPLDPLPEPHTGLMGRFRNYFLTGLVVTGPIAITLYLVWWFVTWVDGVVRPFVPLAYRPETYLPYVIPGWGLVVAFFTLTLVGFLAANLIGRTLVDVGETFLGRIPAVRAIYRGLKQVFETLFSGKGSSFRKVGLVEFPSPGMWSIVLISQSPNEDIARSLPGQEEHVSVFLPCSPNPTTGFFFYVPKSKIIEVDLTAEDAATLIMSAGVVQPGSAPDSKKAAALAGMAHAARIANASAIQPEPAKVE, encoded by the coding sequence ATGACCCCCCGCGACGACGCGCCTGCGCCTCTTGATCCCCTCCCGGAACCGCATACCGGCCTGATGGGCCGCTTCCGCAATTATTTTCTCACCGGCCTCGTGGTCACAGGGCCGATCGCGATCACGCTGTACCTGGTCTGGTGGTTCGTCACCTGGGTCGACGGCGTGGTGCGGCCGTTCGTGCCGCTCGCCTACCGGCCGGAAACCTATCTGCCCTATGTCATTCCCGGCTGGGGGCTGGTCGTCGCATTCTTCACGCTGACGCTGGTCGGCTTCCTCGCCGCCAATCTGATCGGCCGCACCCTGGTCGATGTCGGCGAGACCTTCCTCGGCCGGATTCCGGCCGTGCGCGCCATCTACCGTGGCCTGAAGCAGGTGTTCGAGACGCTGTTCTCGGGCAAGGGCTCGAGCTTCCGCAAAGTCGGCCTGGTCGAGTTTCCCTCGCCGGGCATGTGGTCGATCGTGCTGATCTCGCAATCGCCGAACGAGGACATTGCGCGCAGCCTGCCGGGTCAGGAGGAGCACGTCTCGGTGTTCCTGCCGTGCTCGCCGAACCCGACCACCGGCTTCTTCTTCTATGTTCCGAAGAGCAAAATCATTGAGGTCGACCTCACCGCCGAGGATGCCGCAACCCTGATCATGTCGGCCGGCGTGGTCCAGCCGGGCTCGGCCCCCGATTCCAAGAAGGCGGCGGCACTTGCGGGCATGGCGCATGCCGCGCGCATCGCCAATGCGTCGGCGATCCAGCCCGAGCCTGCGAAGGTGGAGTAG
- the glmS gene encoding glutamine--fructose-6-phosphate transaminase (isomerizing), whose protein sequence is MCGIVGILGREPVAEQLVDSLKRLEYRGYDSAGVATLEGRHLERRRAEGKLKNLEKRLAAEPLKGTTGIGHTRWATHGKPTVNNAHPHATERVAVVHNGIIENFRELREELEKKGAVFNTETDTEIVLHLVDDLLARGNKPVEAVKLALGRLRGAFALGFIFAGDDDLMIGARNGPPLAIGYGDGEMYLGSDAIALGPFTDTISYLEDGDWVVLTRNSADIFDKDGNAVQRDKIKHAASTSLVDKANYRHFMAKEIHEQPEVVGHTLARYVDMASERVALPVELPFDFKNVQRINITACGTASYAGYVAKYWFERFARLPVEVDVASEFRYREAPLRKGDLAIFISQSGETADTLAALRYAKAEGVHTIAVVNVPTSTIARESETVLQTLAGPEIGVASTKAFTCQLMVLANLAIAAGKARGQLSGEDETKLVHGLVEIPRLMAAALTTEPQIEKLAHRIAKSRDVLYLGRGTSFPLALEGALKLKEISYIHAEGYAAGELKHGPIALIDETMPVVVIAPYDRVFEKTVSNMQEVAARGGNIILMTDAKGAEEATVESLVTIVMPDMAAAFTPMVYAVPVQLLAYHTAVVMGTDVDQPRNLAKSVTVE, encoded by the coding sequence ATGTGCGGGATTGTCGGCATTCTCGGGCGCGAGCCGGTTGCAGAGCAGCTGGTGGATTCGCTCAAACGTCTTGAATATCGCGGTTACGATTCTGCGGGCGTCGCCACGCTCGAAGGCAGGCACCTCGAGCGCCGCCGCGCCGAAGGCAAGCTGAAGAACCTGGAGAAGCGGCTGGCAGCCGAGCCGCTGAAGGGCACCACCGGCATCGGCCATACCCGCTGGGCCACCCACGGCAAGCCGACCGTCAACAACGCCCATCCGCACGCGACCGAGCGCGTCGCCGTCGTCCACAACGGCATCATCGAGAATTTCCGCGAGCTGCGCGAGGAGCTCGAGAAGAAGGGCGCGGTGTTCAACACCGAGACTGACACCGAGATCGTGCTGCATCTGGTCGATGATCTGCTCGCGCGCGGCAACAAACCGGTGGAAGCAGTCAAGCTGGCGTTGGGGCGGCTGCGCGGCGCCTTCGCGCTCGGCTTCATCTTCGCCGGCGACGACGACCTCATGATCGGCGCCCGCAATGGGCCGCCGCTTGCGATCGGCTATGGCGACGGCGAGATGTATCTCGGCTCCGATGCCATCGCGCTCGGCCCGTTCACCGACACGATCAGCTATCTCGAAGATGGCGACTGGGTCGTGCTGACCCGCAACAGTGCTGATATCTTCGACAAGGACGGCAACGCCGTCCAGCGCGACAAGATCAAGCACGCCGCCTCGACCTCGCTGGTCGACAAGGCCAATTACCGCCACTTCATGGCCAAGGAGATCCACGAGCAGCCGGAAGTGGTCGGTCACACGCTGGCGCGCTACGTCGACATGGCGAGCGAGCGCGTCGCGCTGCCGGTCGAGCTGCCGTTCGATTTCAAGAACGTCCAGCGCATAAACATCACGGCCTGTGGCACCGCGAGCTATGCCGGCTATGTCGCAAAGTACTGGTTCGAGCGCTTTGCGAGGCTGCCGGTCGAGGTCGATGTCGCCTCCGAATTCCGCTACCGCGAGGCGCCGCTGCGCAAGGGCGATCTCGCCATCTTCATCTCGCAATCCGGCGAGACCGCCGACACGCTGGCGGCGCTGCGCTATGCCAAGGCCGAGGGCGTGCACACGATCGCCGTCGTCAACGTGCCGACCTCGACGATCGCGCGCGAGAGCGAGACCGTGCTGCAAACGCTGGCCGGGCCCGAGATCGGCGTCGCCTCGACCAAGGCCTTCACCTGTCAGCTCATGGTGCTGGCCAATCTTGCGATCGCGGCCGGCAAGGCGCGCGGCCAATTGTCCGGCGAGGACGAGACCAAGCTGGTCCACGGCCTGGTCGAGATTCCGCGGCTGATGGCGGCAGCGCTCACCACCGAGCCCCAGATCGAAAAGCTCGCGCACCGGATCGCCAAGTCGCGCGACGTGCTCTATCTCGGCCGCGGCACCAGCTTCCCGCTCGCACTCGAAGGCGCGCTGAAGCTGAAGGAGATCTCCTACATCCACGCCGAGGGCTATGCCGCCGGCGAGCTCAAGCACGGACCGATCGCGCTGATCGACGAGACCATGCCTGTCGTCGTCATCGCGCCTTACGACCGGGTGTTCGAGAAGACCGTCTCCAACATGCAGGAGGTCGCTGCCCGCGGCGGCAACATCATCCTCATGACGGACGCCAAGGGTGCTGAAGAAGCGACCGTCGAGTCCCTCGTCACCATCGTCATGCCCGACATGGCGGCGGCGTTCACGCCGATGGTCTACGCCGTCCCGGTGCAACTGCTCGCCTATCACACGGCTGTCGTGATGGGCACCGACGTCGACCAGCCGCGCAACCTCGCGAAGTCGGTGACCGTGGAATAG
- the glmU gene encoding bifunctional UDP-N-acetylglucosamine diphosphorylase/glucosamine-1-phosphate N-acetyltransferase GlmU — translation MTARSSLTIVLAAGEGTRMRSSLPKVLHPVAHQTLLAHVLGAAPKGTGSALAVVIGPDHQAVADEAKRIRPDALIFVQAERLGTAHAVLAAREAIARGADDLLIAFGDTPLISAETFARLRAPLAKGAAIAALGFRAADPTGYGRFIVEGERLVAIREQADASADERKIDLCNAGVMAIDGRRALQIIEQIGNANSKGEYYLTDAVEIVRKQGWESVVIETSEDEVRGINTKAQLAEAEAVMQARLRKAAMEAGVTLIAPETVYLAADTVFGKDVTIEPFVVIGPGVSIADGTVIHSFSHIVQTTLGKNVSIGPYARLRPGTSLGDGARIGNFVETKAATLEAGVKVNHLSYIGDATVGANSNIGAGTITCNYDGFKKHRTEIGQGAFVGTNSSLVAPVRIGNGAYIGSGSVITRDVPDDAMALERNQQTIREGGAARYREMKTGGKKPAK, via the coding sequence ATGACCGCCCGTTCCAGCCTCACGATCGTGCTCGCCGCCGGCGAAGGCACGCGCATGCGCTCGAGCTTGCCCAAAGTGCTGCATCCGGTCGCTCACCAGACGCTGCTGGCCCACGTGCTCGGCGCGGCGCCGAAGGGAACCGGCAGCGCGCTCGCGGTCGTGATCGGACCGGATCACCAGGCGGTCGCGGACGAGGCGAAGCGCATCCGGCCCGACGCGCTCATCTTCGTGCAGGCCGAGCGGCTCGGCACCGCGCATGCGGTGCTGGCGGCGCGCGAGGCCATCGCGCGAGGCGCCGATGATCTGCTGATTGCCTTCGGCGATACGCCGCTGATCTCGGCCGAGACCTTTGCCCGGCTGCGCGCGCCGCTCGCCAAGGGCGCTGCGATCGCCGCGCTCGGCTTCCGCGCCGCCGATCCCACAGGCTACGGCCGCTTCATCGTCGAGGGCGAACGCCTGGTCGCGATCCGCGAGCAGGCCGATGCGAGCGCCGACGAGCGCAAGATCGATCTGTGCAACGCCGGCGTGATGGCGATCGACGGCCGGCGGGCGCTTCAAATAATCGAGCAAATCGGCAATGCCAATTCCAAGGGCGAATATTATCTGACCGACGCGGTCGAGATCGTCCGCAAGCAGGGATGGGAGTCCGTGGTGATCGAGACCAGCGAGGACGAGGTGCGCGGCATCAACACCAAGGCGCAGCTCGCCGAGGCCGAAGCGGTGATGCAGGCGCGGCTGCGCAAGGCGGCGATGGAGGCCGGCGTTACCCTGATCGCGCCGGAGACGGTTTATCTCGCCGCCGACACCGTGTTCGGCAAGGATGTGACCATCGAGCCGTTCGTGGTGATCGGCCCCGGCGTCTCGATCGCCGACGGCACCGTGATCCATTCCTTTTCGCACATCGTGCAGACGACGCTCGGCAAGAACGTCTCGATCGGCCCCTATGCGCGGCTTCGGCCCGGCACCTCGCTCGGCGACGGCGCGCGGATCGGCAATTTCGTGGAGACCAAGGCGGCGACGCTGGAGGCCGGCGTCAAGGTCAACCATCTCTCCTATATCGGCGATGCCACGGTCGGCGCCAATTCCAACATCGGCGCCGGCACCATCACCTGCAACTACGACGGCTTCAAGAAGCACAGGACTGAGATCGGGCAGGGCGCCTTCGTCGGCACCAATTCATCGCTGGTCGCGCCGGTCAGAATCGGCAACGGCGCCTATATCGGTTCGGGCTCGGTGATCACGCGCGACGTGCCCGATGACGCCATGGCGCTGGAGCGCAACCAGCAGACCATCCGGGAAGGCGGCGCGGCGCGCTATCGCGAGATGAAGACGGGCGGCAAGAAGCCGGCGAAGTGA
- a CDS encoding MgtC/SapB family protein encodes MNELDDVLRLLVAAGTGLVIGIDRDMNDKPVGMRTLALVALGSALISISVIEFQNMRDHPDAISRVIQGVVTGVLSGVGFIGAGVILHDSKSKTVHGLTTAATVWIAAGLGIACALGAWLLVGAAIAVTLLVLFVLGWVERRLGLK; translated from the coding sequence ATGAACGAACTTGATGACGTGTTGAGGCTGCTCGTTGCCGCAGGTACCGGCCTCGTAATCGGCATCGATCGCGACATGAACGACAAGCCGGTCGGCATGCGGACCCTCGCTCTGGTCGCGCTCGGCTCAGCATTGATCTCGATCTCCGTGATCGAGTTCCAGAACATGCGCGACCACCCTGATGCGATCTCTAGGGTCATTCAGGGCGTCGTGACCGGCGTGCTGAGCGGCGTGGGCTTCATCGGTGCAGGGGTCATCCTGCACGACAGCAAGTCCAAGACGGTGCACGGCCTTACGACGGCGGCAACCGTCTGGATCGCGGCGGGCCTCGGAATTGCCTGTGCGCTCGGGGCCTGGCTGCTGGTCGGCGCCGCGATCGCGGTGACCTTGCTGGTGCTGTTCGTTCTCGGCTGGGTCGAGCGCAGGCTGGGACTGAAATAG
- a CDS encoding beta-(1-6) glucans synthase, whose protein sequence is MWWWLATPITLARAPIDPADKVQCVSYAPFRGEQTPLETWTHIEAEQIEQDLRQLKEITDCVRTYSMENGLDQVPAIAARVGGLKVLQGIWLSSNRTKNYEQAGLAIRLAKQFPDIITTLIVGNEVLLRGEMTTADLVSIIRLVKTQVSVPVTYADVWEYWLKNREVADAVDFVTIHILPYWEDFPVKAKFAAAHVEQIRERMVVAFPGKEILIGETGWPSEGRMRDVALPSRTNQARVVSEILGLAKANKFRVNLIESYDQPWKRKLEGTVGGYWGLYDSARRTLKYPPGAPISNFPYWKWYMGAGMGLSVLVFAVAIITLRRRPWTPRFSAWLGVGISATTAGSLLGIGADKMYYESYGIGGWLLWGALLLAGILSPIFCAQAMVIGRSLPTFLDLLGPREGRKWSKLTAVLGLTLAVTAVIAAATALGFVFDPRYKDFPYAALTMAVVPFALLMLNRPQIGQRPIAESVFAGVLALSAVFVLFNEGRDNWQSLWTCTMYLLFALTLWRARAEQIQE, encoded by the coding sequence GTGTGGTGGTGGTTGGCGACGCCGATCACGCTCGCGCGCGCGCCGATCGACCCGGCCGACAAGGTCCAATGCGTCTCCTACGCGCCGTTCCGCGGCGAGCAGACGCCGCTGGAGACGTGGACCCATATCGAGGCCGAGCAGATCGAGCAGGATCTGCGCCAGCTCAAAGAAATCACCGACTGCGTCCGCACCTATTCGATGGAGAACGGGCTCGACCAGGTGCCGGCGATCGCCGCCAGGGTCGGCGGGCTGAAGGTGCTGCAGGGCATCTGGCTCTCCAGCAACCGCACCAAGAACTACGAGCAGGCCGGGCTCGCCATCCGCCTCGCCAAGCAATTCCCGGACATCATCACCACCCTCATCGTCGGCAACGAGGTGCTGCTGCGCGGCGAGATGACGACGGCGGATCTCGTCTCCATCATCCGCCTGGTGAAGACGCAGGTCAGCGTGCCCGTCACCTATGCCGACGTCTGGGAGTACTGGCTGAAGAACCGCGAGGTCGCCGACGCCGTCGACTTCGTCACGATCCACATCCTGCCCTATTGGGAGGATTTCCCGGTCAAGGCGAAGTTCGCTGCCGCCCATGTCGAACAGATCCGCGAGCGCATGGTGGTGGCGTTCCCCGGCAAGGAGATCCTGATCGGCGAGACCGGCTGGCCGAGCGAGGGGCGCATGCGCGACGTCGCGCTGCCGTCACGGACCAATCAGGCGCGCGTGGTCTCGGAAATCCTCGGCCTTGCCAAGGCGAACAAGTTTCGCGTCAATCTGATCGAGTCCTACGACCAGCCCTGGAAGCGCAAGCTGGAAGGCACCGTCGGCGGCTATTGGGGCCTTTACGATTCGGCGCGCCGGACCCTGAAATATCCGCCCGGGGCGCCGATCAGCAATTTCCCGTACTGGAAATGGTACATGGGCGCGGGCATGGGCCTTTCCGTGCTGGTGTTCGCGGTCGCCATCATCACGCTGCGCCGGCGGCCGTGGACGCCGCGCTTCTCGGCCTGGCTCGGCGTCGGCATCTCGGCGACGACGGCGGGGAGCCTGCTCGGGATCGGCGCCGACAAGATGTATTACGAGAGCTACGGCATCGGCGGCTGGCTGCTCTGGGGCGCGTTGCTGCTGGCCGGCATCCTGTCGCCGATCTTCTGCGCCCAGGCGATGGTGATCGGCCGCAGCCTTCCGACCTTCCTCGACCTGCTCGGTCCGCGCGAGGGGCGCAAATGGTCGAAGCTCACCGCCGTTCTCGGCCTGACGCTGGCCGTGACCGCGGTGATCGCGGCCGCGACCGCGCTCGGCTTCGTGTTCGACCCGCGCTACAAGGATTTTCCCTACGCCGCGCTGACGATGGCGGTGGTGCCGTTTGCGCTGCTAATGCTGAACCGGCCGCAGATCGGGCAGCGCCCGATCGCGGAATCGGTGTTCGCCGGCGTGCTGGCGCTGTCGGCCGTCTTCGTGCTCTTCAACGAAGGCCGCGACAATTGGCAGTCGCTGTGGACCTGCACGATGTATCTGCTGTTCGCGCTCACGCTGTGGCGGGCGCGGGCCGAGCAAATCCAAGAATGA